The genomic interval CGGAACCGGAGCTATCACCAAAGGCATTGCAGAAAAAACTGGACTTAAAGGCAAAGTAGCAGGCATAGACGTAAGCGAAGAATTAATCACAAAAGCGAAGCTAAATTTTGGACATCTAGAGAATCTTTCATTTGAAGTAGCCAATATACTTTCCTATACTCCTAATCAGAAATTTGATCTGATCACCTCTGCCAGGACACTGCAATGGATGGCTGCTCCGGATAAAGCATTGGAGCAGATGAAAAAATTATTGAATCCTGGTGGTATCATTTCTATTCTCGATTATAACCATGAGAAAATCAATTGGCAACCAGAGCCTCCAAAGACGATGAGGCGTTTTTATAATGCGTTTCTGCAGTGGAGAAAAGAGGCTGGTTTTGATAATACCATTGCTGATCACTTAAAGCAATTGATGAATCAGATTGGACTTAAAGATATAGAAATCAGCCAACAACATGAATTAAGTCTGAACGGAGATAGTAATTTTTCCCACCAGGCTGGCATATGGCTGGAAGTAGCCAGGCTCCGTGGACCACAGCTTGTACAATCCGGGTATATTTCAGAAGAAGACAGACTTGCTGCGATTGAAGAGTATGAACACTGGATTAATAGCAACGGCCAATCTATGCAATTATACTTACTGGCCGTTGAAGGACATATTTAATAGGATTATTATTTAGGTATTGTATGCCATTGGAATAAATTGAAAAGAATAAAACGAAAGTATCTAATACTACTTGTAGTGTGGTTGGGATTGATATTAACAGGAAGCTGTTCTACAAAAAAAGTAGGTTTAACTGCCAATCAGTCAAAGAGTCAATCAGCAGATTCACTACAAATCAAAAACGATCCTCTGATAAAAGATGAACAGATGGCAGTAGCGCTAGCCGAGCCAATTTTGTTTAGAAGATTCGGAAAGAAGCATATTCTGAGGCAAAAACCATATAGAGTAAAACAAATAAATAACTATTGGATCATTCAAGGTTATTTGCCAGCAGGCTCTGATGGAGGAGTTTTTGAAATTACTTTAGACGGCAATGATGGCAAAATAATCAAAATCATGCATGGACAGTAAATAAATGGCATACAACACTTACTTAAGCCATCCATCGGTCTACCTCAACACAAGGCTTAATAAAAAGGCTCGACTGTAGTAATTTGTGGCCCTTTTCTCACATCTTACTAATAACCAACAAGTCAGCCTTAATAGCCACTTACTGCAGTAATTGGTGCTGACATTTCAAGCGAATGGAAAGTATGAAAAAGAGTTTTGCCAGCTTTGATATCAAAATTCATCGGATGAGTTTGTTCCATGCCTGCGTTTATGCCAGATTTGGTTATAAACTGCACCTGCTGGTTGCCTTCAGGCAATGATAAGCGGGTATAATAAATCCCATGCGGTACAGATTGCCAGCTTCTGGTGTCTGCCTGTTCGGTGATTGCATTCACCAGGCCAATGAGGGCACCTGCATTGTCGTTCTCCTTTCGCATCGTGTATTCAGCGGCTTTCTTCAAGGCTACCCTCAATACAGATTTTCCTACTTCCAGCAACATCCGTTGGTTTAGTGTTTTAAAAGCAATCGCATTTACATCTTCTGCCAGATTAAGCGGATAGGATTGGTCATTCCAAACCAATTGTGCATGATTGTACAGAGCTGGGCGTTCTACATATTTAGGGAATGTAATCCGAATAAATTCCAGTGAACTGAGTCCGCTTTTATGGTAAGTACTGTCATCCATAGGAAACGCAAAATTCAGCGCAAGATCCTGGTTGGTAAAATTTACTACGCCCCCCTGCCCGCGAAGAATGGTAAAATTAATACCATTTTCTACTTTTACCGGACCTAATCCATTGTGCCACAAAAATACCAGATCTCCTTTTTTCGACTTGTCATGCTTGTATTGCATGCCAAACTCCTTCTCGTAGCGACGTAAGTCTTCGCTAAAATTATTCACATACGCTGTTCTAAGCAGATCTTCCTTTAATTGTTGTGGCACTTCCTGGTTGAAGAACTTGTGGTAATCATTCTGGTAAATATCGAGGGCATTCCGGTAAGCAATGAAAGCATTATTCGCATCACCATTGGCATCATATATAATTCCCATCAGCAGATGAATAAAGGCATCCCGTTGAAATTTATTTTCAGAGGTATACTTACTGCTCAGCTTGCTCAGTTTTATATCCATCCGCTTGCATTCCACCAGGGCAGCTTCTTTATCACCTAATTTCAAAAAATTCAGGGCTTTGTAATAATGCACCATCAAAATCTCAAAATCTTCGCCCTTATATTCCACAATATTAGGATTCAGCAGAAAGGAGGCAGCTTCATTCAGGTAATTTACCTGGTAATCTTCGCCGAGCATATAGGCTTTTTCAAAATAAACATTGCTCTCTGCATAATTTCCTTGTAAAGAAGCTACAACCCCCATATTCATGTAATAGAGTAACTTTGTTTTACGGGTTTCTGCTTTTTTATCTTTCGCTAAAGCCGCCTGTGCTTCCCCAAAATTACCCCGTTCAAAATTGCTGTTAAACGTATAGATCGTCTGATAGTAATTCATGCAGGAAGAGCACAGAACCGTCAGTAATGATAGATATAGAACAACAGCAGGCCGGATTATAATACGATTTTTCAACGGTCGGGGTAACATGGGTTTGTTAGATTAAAATTTTGATTTAAAGATTCTTCATTACGTAGTATTAAATGAAAGATTAAATTAGTTCGTCACGTATTTTTTTATCTGCTTCTCTCCTACCCACACAATTTCGTTGGTTTCCAGGTCAGCCAGTTCCAGGTTCACCTGGTAGTAAGTCACCTGCTTTTTATTCACCGCATCCACAATAGAGTTAATCGTACCAAACATCATATAATCAGCACCCAGCTCTTTTCCCCATTTCTTCTGAGTATCCGGAGAAGCGAATTCCTGCTGATCAGCACGTTCCTGACGCATTTTTTCCCGGAATTCAGCATTCTGCACAATCCGGATGGTAGACGTATTAATAAACTCACGTTCCATATTTTTTATAAATGTTTCCGCTTCAATATGTTCATGGCTTTTATTTGTGATCATGCCTACGATCATCACCGGCTTTTTATTGGTTTTATTTACAAAGTCGTTGCGCCATTGGCGGTTAATGGCATCTTTCACCATTTCTTCAGCCACCAGCCTGGAGTCGGTATCATTCCAGCGTCCGCTTAGGTCAATCTGCTGATCGGGACTAACACGGGTAACGGTGTGCTTATTACAAGCAGAAAATACAGTA from Rhodocytophaga rosea carries:
- a CDS encoding YbbC/YhhH family protein → MKRIKRKYLILLVVWLGLILTGSCSTKKVGLTANQSKSQSADSLQIKNDPLIKDEQMAVALAEPILFRRFGKKHILRQKPYRVKQINNYWIIQGYLPAGSDGGVFEITLDGNDGKIIKIMHGQ
- a CDS encoding class I SAM-dependent methyltransferase; the encoded protein is MKENNISEERAAMPSGTHVVLDRRTLENSNKNLLKWLKPGMAVLDVGCGTGAITKGIAEKTGLKGKVAGIDVSEELITKAKLNFGHLENLSFEVANILSYTPNQKFDLITSARTLQWMAAPDKALEQMKKLLNPGGIISILDYNHEKINWQPEPPKTMRRFYNAFLQWRKEAGFDNTIADHLKQLMNQIGLKDIEISQQHELSLNGDSNFSHQAGIWLEVARLRGPQLVQSGYISEEDRLAAIEEYEHWINSNGQSMQLYLLAVEGHI
- a CDS encoding COG3014 family protein, with amino-acid sequence MNYYQTIYTFNSNFERGNFGEAQAALAKDKKAETRKTKLLYYMNMGVVASLQGNYAESNVYFEKAYMLGEDYQVNYLNEAASFLLNPNIVEYKGEDFEILMVHYYKALNFLKLGDKEAALVECKRMDIKLSKLSSKYTSENKFQRDAFIHLLMGIIYDANGDANNAFIAYRNALDIYQNDYHKFFNQEVPQQLKEDLLRTAYVNNFSEDLRRYEKEFGMQYKHDKSKKGDLVFLWHNGLGPVKVENGINFTILRGQGGVVNFTNQDLALNFAFPMDDSTYHKSGLSSLEFIRITFPKYVERPALYNHAQLVWNDQSYPLNLAEDVNAIAFKTLNQRMLLEVGKSVLRVALKKAAEYTMRKENDNAGALIGLVNAITEQADTRSWQSVPHGIYYTRLSLPEGNQQVQFITKSGINAGMEQTHPMNFDIKAGKTLFHTFHSLEMSAPITAVSGY
- a CDS encoding penicillin-binding protein activator LpoB, yielding MKTIAKLFCIASFFTVFSACNKHTVTRVSPDQQIDLSGRWNDTDSRLVAEEMVKDAINRQWRNDFVNKTNKKPVMIVGMITNKSHEHIEAETFIKNMEREFINTSTIRIVQNAEFREKMRQERADQQEFASPDTQKKWGKELGADYMMFGTINSIVDAVNKKQVTYYQVNLELADLETNEIVWVGEKQIKKYVTN